One Nocardiopsis gilva YIM 90087 genomic window, CCACCCGGACGAGGGCGGTGCGGGCGCGTTCGCGTCGGTGCCGCAGCGGCATCCCGGTGTAGAGCAGCCCGTCGGCGACGTTGTCCAGCGCGGTGACGTTGAGGGCCAGGTGGAACTGCTGGAACACGAACCCGACGGCCCGTGCCCGCAGCGCGGACGTCCCGTCGTCGTCGAGGTCGGCGATGTCGTACCCGGCGATCCGCACGCTGCCGCTGCTCGGTACGTCGAGCATGCCGAGCAGGTTGAGCAGGGTGGACTTGCCCGAGCCCGAGGGGCCGACGATCCCCAGCAGCTCGCCCCGGTCGATCCGGAACCCCACCTCGTCAAGCGCGCGCACGTCCCCCGGGTACAAGCGCGACACCTCCACCAGCTCAGCCGCCGGGGCCTGGGCGACCGCCCCGTTCATAGTGCTCGGCGCGCTCCTCGCGCTCATCCGGCTCATTCCGGCACCACCACCTCGGTGCCCTCCTTGATGCCGTCGCCGGAGATCTCGACCTGGCCGTCGGCGAACATCCCCGTCT contains:
- a CDS encoding ABC transporter ATP-binding protein translates to MSARSAPSTMNGAVAQAPAAELVEVSRLYPGDVRALDEVGFRIDRGELLGIVGPSGSGKSTLLNLLGMLDVPSSGSVRIAGYDIADLDDDGTSALRARAVGFVFQQFHLALNVTALDNVADGLLYTGMPLRHRRERARTALVRVGVGDRLHHRPHQLSGGQKQRVAIARAIVGDPSLILADEPTGALDSASGEAVVELLRELNAAGATVVIITHDMELADQLPRRIRVRDGRIVADERSARGSPPADPRSEGPVPAGGARDAGNGGHHALG